From the Montipora capricornis isolate CH-2021 chromosome 2, ASM3666992v2, whole genome shotgun sequence genome, one window contains:
- the LOC138032937 gene encoding protein PML-like: MFYEGKPVTAVQLDVAIQKFLNWLQSLTEPCLLLAHNAKLFDAKHLLKALEMSSKTEPFSEVVVGFCDTLPAFKELFPERKSYSQENLARDLLESTYNAHNALNDVQMLQELSDKFLSAQIVQKHSFSFSWYQEYTKYLSDKRVNLQTLQPLVAAKAISMGMAGKAAASGLSFTHLLLAFQRGGSEALSNVLKEKFNGKARVTRRRK, from the coding sequence ATGTTTTATGAGGGAAAACCAGTTACTGCTGTCCAGCTTGATGTTGCAATACAAAAGTTTCTAAACTGGTTACAGAGCCTTACAGAACCATGCCTTTTGTTAGCACATAATGCTAAGTTGTTTGATGCAAAGCATTTACTAAAAGCTCTCGAGATGTCAAGTAAAACTGAACCGTTCTCAGAAGTGGTTGTTGGCTTTTGTGATACACTTCCAGCATTCAAGGAGTTGTTTCCAGAGAGAAAGTCTTACAGTCAGGAGAACTTAGCCAGGGATCTACTTGAATCCACCTATAATGCACACAATGCACTAAATGatgtacaaatgttacaagAACTGAGTGACAAATTTCTCAGTGCTCAAATTGTACAGAAACATAGCTTTTCTTTCTCCTGGTATCAAGAATATACCAAGTACTTAAGTGATAAACGGGTTAATCTCCAGACCCTCCAGCCACTAGTTGCTGCAAAAGCAATTTCCATGGGAATGGCGGGGAAAGCTGCTGCATCAGGGTTGTCGTTTACTCACTTACTCCTCGCCTTTCAAAGGGGTGGCAGTGAAGCTCTCTCAAATGTACTGAAAGAGAAATTTAATGGTAAGGCTCGTGTCACTCGAAGAAGAAAGTAA
- the LOC138032946 gene encoding uncharacterized protein has product MAAFLAGKLAREKNGRFGKAWFKQRGGNLWKGSKRKLSESDKIVESVSLSKCEYPVTGRRVVELDLLAKELDGGCKSCGKPLRLADCTQETISGLGSFLYITCGEETCGEINVCHTSKMHRANAGTRGRPVFDINTKLAAGAGTMIGIKSGQVIGYSTRNKRCAICEAASRTGQAKVRCHDCRLNWSGSSKAMEPDMGAEIAQKCANKYNAEVQILIGDDDSATVKKVRESVTHNVEKWSDINHAKKSFASHLYTLQSSQLSTKVVEYFAKCFGYALVQNRNDAQGLKQSLRAIIPHAFGKHKYCSVTWCGFLKDPSSYCHASLAHGNDLKGDKMEEELTNVIDMYIKNAEKLAPLGSSQGNEALNNTIGSKAPKIRHYGASESNDFRVACAVSQKNLGHNYVSELIMQRFASLQRYMVLNSLMSKSFHCMESRQQQQL; this is encoded by the exons ATGGCGGCTTTCCTCGCGGGAAAGCTAGCACGCGAGAAAAATGGGCGTTTCGGAAAGGCATGGTTCAAACAAAGAGGTGGAAATTTGTGGAAAGGAAGTAAGAGAAAGCTGAGCGAAAGTGATAAAATCGTCGAAAGCGTTTCTTTGTCGAAGTGTGAATATCCGGTAACCGGCAGACGTGTAGTTGAACTTGACTTGTTAGCGAAGGAGCTTGATGGTGGCTGTAAGTCATGTGGAAAACCACTCCGTCTAGCAGACTGTACACAAGAAACGATTTCGGGTTTGGGAAGCTTTTTATACATCACCTGTGGGGAAGAAACTTGTGGCGAGATAAATGTGTGCCACACGAGCAAAATGCACCGAGCGAATGCGGGCACCCGAGGAAGACCAGTGTTTGACATAAACACGAAACTCGCTGCCG gagctgGTACTATGATTGGTATAAAATCTGGACAAGTAATTGGATATAGTACAAGAAATAAAAGGTGTGCTATTTGTGAGGCTGCTTCAAGAACAGGACAGGCAAAAGTTAGATGCCATGATTGTAGACTCAACTGGTCTGGTTCATCTAAGGCCATGGAGCCTGATATGG GTGCTGAAATAGCTCAAAAGTGTGCCAATAAGTACAATGCTGAAGTACAGATTTTAATAGGGGATGATGATTCAGCCACTGTCAAGAAAGTTAGGGAGAGTGTGACACACAATGTAGAGAAGTGGTCAGACATAAACCATGCAAAAAAATCGTTTGCTAGTCACTTGTATACTCTACAATCGAGTCAACTTAGCACAAAAGTGGTAGAGTATTTTGCAAAATGCTTTGGATATGCTCTGGTGCAAAACAGAAATGATGCCCAGGGTCTGAAGCAAAGTTTGAGAGCCATTATACCACATGCGTTTGGCAAGCACAAGTACTGTAGTGTCACCTGGTGCGGGTTTCTAAAAGACCCTTCAAGCTACTGTCATGCTTCATTAGCTCATGGAAACGATCTTAAAGGGGATAAGATGGAAGAAGAGCTGACGAATGTCATTGACATGTACATAAAGAATGCAGAAAAACTTGCTCCACTCGGTTCCAGCCAGGGTAATGAGGCCCTGAACAATACAATTGGTAGCAAAGCACCAAAAATTCGACACTATGGTGCAAGTGAAAGCAACGATTTTAGAGTGGCGTGTGCTGTAAGCCAGAAGAATCTTGGTCATAATTATGTCTCAGAG ctAATAATGCAGAGATTTGCCAGCTTGCAGCGATACATGGTACTGAACAGTTTAATGAGTAAATCCTTCCATTGCATGGAATCACGCCAACAGCAGCAGCTGTGA